One Tenebrio molitor chromosome 2, icTenMoli1.1, whole genome shotgun sequence genomic region harbors:
- the LOC138123544 gene encoding iron-sulfur cluster assembly 2 homolog, mitochondrial produces MTEMSKYNLTFTMSGLCRRLLPLEINSVKNILYRNYSKPVIKPLENVKAELIITDTCVQRLKNITKGSEEFLRVSVDGGGCSGFQYKFDLDSKINEDDKIFEKSGAKIVIDETSLDFVRGATVDYREELIKSSFRIVNNPLAEQGCSCGSSFAVRLD; encoded by the exons ATgacagaaatgtcaaaatataaccttacatttACAATGTCAGGTTTGTGCAGACGGCTTTTGCCGTTGGAAATTAATAGTGTGAAGAATATTTTGTACCGAAATTACTCCAAACCCGTGATAAAACCATTGGAGAATGTGAAAGCGGAGTTGATTATCACTGACACTTGTGTGCAACGTCTAAAAAACATTACAAAGGGGTCTGAAGAATTTTTAAGAGTTAGCGTAGATGGGGGAGGATGTTCCGGTTTTCAGTACAAGTTCGATTTAGATTCAAAGATTAACGAAGACGATAA GATATTTGAGAAAAGTGGAGCCAAAATAGTGATTGATGAGACTTCTTTAGATTTTGTCAGAGGCGCAACTGTCGACTACCGCGAAGAACTGATCAAGTCATCATTTAGAATTGTTAATAATCCATTAGCCGAGCAAGGCTGCTCATGTGGGTCATCTTTTGCTGTTAGATTGGACTAA
- the LOC138123542 gene encoding protein phosphatase 1 regulatory subunit 21, with the protein MDKPSDLEVKYQKLAAEYSKVRSQATVLKKAVLDEQARNNELKDVVKKHEQKIRKHDQEMESVTFRNEQLTKRISVLQQELQVNSHVKKGKNKSTENILQSDTSVLDEELQKKILENAQLVSSMADKEYELSDCKERIAWLEMRLDNCGKEVQEKESKYSDEIAKLKKGKYEAEKKLEEIQHKNLMNNDVQKPNDEQKEIIFWKEEADRWRSECEVLRSKPQSNEQLTKYYESQLREILEAKQVAVSETKTLWGENEALQARLENLALMNKELEQSLERNNEELIITIENYRDQLDALTEHLAAQNDKIAKQCDEIETLKHKAATRK; encoded by the exons ATGGACAAACCGAGCGATTTGGAAGTGAAGTATCAAAAACTGGCCGCAGAATATTCGAAA GTGAGATCGCAGGCGACGGTGTTGAAAAAAGCCGTTTTGGATGAGCAAGCCAGAAACAACGAGTTGAAAGACGTTGTGAAGAAGCACGAGCAGAAGATACGGAAGCATGACCAAGAAATGGAAAGTGTAACTTTTCGAAATGAACAGCTCACAAAGAGGATCTCTGTGTTGCAACAGGAGCTCCAAGTAAACAGTCATGTCAAAAAGGGTAAAAACAAGAGCACTGAGAATATTCTTCAGTCAGATACGAGTGTGTTGGATGAAGAATTGCAAAAGAAAATTCTTGAAAATGCCCAGCTTGTGAGCAGT ATGGCAGATAAAGAGTATGAATTGAGTGATTGTAAGGAGAGGATAGCATGGTTAGAAATGAGATTAGATAATTGTGGAAAGGAGGTACAAGAGAAGGAGTCAAAATATTCAGATGAAATAGCAAAGCTGAAGAAGGGAAAATATGAAGCTGAGAAGAAACTTGAAGAAATTCAACACaagaatttaatgaataatgatgTTCAAAAACCAAATGATGAACAAAAAGaa ATCATATTTTGGAAAGAAGAGGCAGATAGGTGGCGCTCAGAGTGTGAAGTTTTGCGTTCAAAACCCCAGTCTAATGAACAGCTGACTAAATATTATGAATCACAGTTGAGGGAAATTTTAGAAGCTAAGCAAGTGGCTGTCTCAGAAACTAAAACTTTGTGGGGAGAAAATGAAGCTTTACAAGCAAGATTGGAAAACTTGGCATTGATGaataaagaactggaacagaGCCTAGAGAGAAACAATGAAGAATTGATAATTACCATAGAGAATTACAGAGATCAATTAGATGCGCTGACTGAACATTTAGCCGCCCAAAACGATAAAATTGCAAAACAGTGTGATGAAATTGAAACATTAAAACATAAAGCTGCTACTAGAAAATGA